A genomic region of Elusimicrobiota bacterium contains the following coding sequences:
- a CDS encoding protein-L-isoaspartate(D-aspartate) O-methyltransferase, translated as MWSAKRKQTISEQEWVRIRQTAVANQIVDRGVRNERVLKAMREVPRHHFLPANVAPALAYADRPLPIGQNQTISQPYIVAYMAEKLALTGTETVLEVGTGCGYQAAVLAQLAKEVISLEVIPELAFMANENLARENITNVKVKVADGFKGWMEDAPYDRIIITAGAPRIPQALMLQLNAPGKLIAPIGPRSRQKLILIEKTPDPPNPPKAAQRELISVMFVPMRGEIERQTTPG; from the coding sequence ATGTGGTCCGCTAAACGCAAACAAACGATTTCCGAGCAGGAGTGGGTGCGCATCCGCCAGACCGCGGTGGCCAATCAAATCGTGGACCGGGGCGTCAGGAACGAACGCGTGTTGAAAGCCATGCGCGAAGTGCCGCGCCATCATTTTTTGCCCGCGAACGTGGCCCCGGCCTTGGCTTATGCGGACCGGCCCTTGCCCATCGGCCAAAACCAAACCATCTCCCAGCCCTATATCGTGGCCTATATGGCGGAAAAACTCGCTTTAACCGGGACTGAAACAGTCCTTGAGGTAGGCACAGGATGCGGCTATCAAGCCGCGGTGCTGGCGCAATTGGCCAAAGAAGTGATTTCGCTTGAAGTGATCCCTGAGCTCGCGTTCATGGCCAATGAAAACCTGGCCCGGGAAAATATCACCAACGTCAAAGTCAAAGTGGCGGACGGCTTCAAAGGCTGGATGGAAGACGCGCCCTATGACCGCATCATCATCACCGCGGGCGCGCCGCGCATCCCCCAAGCCCTGATGCTGCAATTGAACGCTCCGGGGAAACTCATCGCGCCCATCGGACCAAGATCAAGACAAAAACTGATTTTGATCGAAAAGACACCCGATCCTCCAAACCCGCCCAAGGCCGCCCAAAGGGAATTAATCAGCGTCATGTTCGTGCCCATGCGCGGCGAGATCGAACGGCAAACAACTCCTGGATGA
- a CDS encoding DUF1460 domain-containing protein — translation MFHGIKSLNFNIRSLLLAAFTALPLPVFADEPPAYQPPSGQEIAQIINEARQKHPNDVNLRIAMISERFLGMPYQLGPLGEGPEGEFDRDPMLRFDCADCTTFIETVMSMALAPQSSAMDSVLQRIRYKDARVFYRARNHFPEADWIPNNAQAGFLKDITNKIGGESVAWESKTISKQKWYVAKSTNDLQGFDHLSAKQKRRLADKWKKTGRALPDETARIPYIPASELPGKAKQIPTGSIFNVVRENREDQMVLITHQGLIIQKPDGAYVRHAAWGRTVEEQALDAYINKYNGARWKVLGMNFNAVLDPR, via the coding sequence TTTGCCGATGAGCCGCCGGCTTATCAACCTCCTTCCGGACAAGAAATCGCGCAAATCATCAATGAAGCCCGGCAAAAGCATCCCAACGACGTCAACTTAAGAATCGCCATGATCAGCGAACGATTTTTGGGCATGCCTTATCAACTGGGCCCCCTCGGAGAAGGGCCGGAGGGGGAATTCGACCGCGATCCCATGCTGCGCTTTGATTGCGCGGATTGCACGACTTTCATCGAAACAGTGATGTCCATGGCCCTGGCGCCTCAATCATCGGCCATGGACTCCGTTCTTCAGCGAATCCGCTATAAAGACGCCCGCGTTTTCTATCGCGCGCGCAATCATTTTCCGGAAGCGGATTGGATCCCCAACAACGCGCAAGCGGGCTTTCTCAAAGACATCACTAACAAAATCGGCGGCGAATCCGTGGCCTGGGAAAGCAAAACGATTTCCAAACAGAAATGGTATGTCGCCAAAAGCACCAATGACCTTCAGGGGTTCGACCATTTGAGCGCCAAGCAAAAAAGACGCCTGGCGGATAAATGGAAAAAGACGGGCCGCGCCCTCCCCGATGAAACCGCGCGCATCCCCTATATCCCGGCCAGCGAACTGCCCGGCAAAGCCAAACAAATCCCGACCGGATCGATTTTCAACGTGGTGCGCGAAAACCGGGAAGACCAAATGGTCTTAATCACCCACCAGGGCCTGATCATTCAAAAACCCGACGGCGCGTATGTGCGCCACGCGGCCTGGGGCCGCACGGTCGAGGAGCAAGCTCTGGACGCCTACATCAACAAATACAACGGCGCGAGATGGAAAGTGCTGGGGATGAATTTCAACGCCGTCCTTGATCCGCGATAA
- a CDS encoding D-tyrosyl-tRNA(Tyr) deacylase has protein sequence MRALIQRVSQASVAVREKNIRRSIGPGFVILLGVSKTDTQDSAKTLAQKAAYLRIFPNDEGKFDRSLLDVGGECLVISQFTLYGDASKGRRPDFTQAARPETALPLYRLFIDELKAAGVKRVEEGEFQAHMEVSLTNDGPVTVTVET, from the coding sequence ATGAGGGCGCTTATCCAGCGGGTCAGCCAAGCTTCCGTGGCGGTCCGGGAAAAAAATATTCGCCGCAGCATCGGCCCGGGATTTGTGATACTCTTGGGAGTGAGCAAAACCGACACCCAAGACTCGGCCAAGACCCTGGCCCAAAAGGCGGCTTATTTGCGCATCTTTCCGAATGATGAAGGAAAATTCGACCGCTCGTTGCTCGATGTGGGCGGGGAGTGCCTGGTGATCAGCCAATTCACCCTCTACGGCGACGCCTCCAAAGGCCGGCGGCCCGACTTCACCCAGGCGGCCCGGCCGGAAACCGCTTTGCCCTTGTACCGATTATTCATCGACGAGCTTAAAGCCGCGGGCGTCAAGCGCGTGGAGGAAGGGGAATTCCAGGCGCATATGGAAGTCTCGCTCACCAATGACGGCCCGGTGACCGTGACGGTGGAGACTTGA